One region of Gossypium raimondii isolate GPD5lz chromosome 6, ASM2569854v1, whole genome shotgun sequence genomic DNA includes:
- the LOC105772507 gene encoding uncharacterized protein LOC105772507 isoform X1, protein MLRRLGWLIGLNNRSVQAKKLPDAKPHPAEVQPVVMLDSVQEIAIYIHRFHNLDLFQQGWYQLKLTVRWDNDEYAPVGTPARVVQYEAPSLVSDEVFGVWRIDDTDNSFATQPFRIKYARQDVYLSIMVAFDLPIPENEGLPSSAVILKFELLYAPVLVNGSDFQASPDYCPAAIHEFRIPPKALLGLHSYCPVYFDAFHAVLVDVSVHTTLLKTVSCKVHTKVPSIAYSTTNDVSGESIDGSTQALDQVASTDLKQVMLVKALLNARDTLLAELQKLSDAINHAVDLTEFTSKMNDMKLFDSFLQEPAAADADDSAQGKPQNGLERVNGRLEFLSDRLLHNLSKDDVLKIFNLSGDQVFYLWNTFLNFHRDSKTRILDFLRDEWAKDRRAEWSIWMVYSKVDMPHRYINGSFDESSHQIVHKRGSSLWKLTDDPAQMAAMRAELHRRSIAQMRMNSRSIQDMQIFGDPSGIPIVIIEHVMNAPQRTSSDNLYMRNLVIRDSITTSTVPSSEAVKKLSSASAAQSGRDLKIVIFVHGFQGHHLDLRLVRNQWLLIDPKIEFLMSEVNEEKTSGDFREMGLRLAHEVISFVKKKMDKASRSGHLRDIKLSFVGHSIGNVIIRTALAESAMEPYLRFLHTFVSLSGPHLGYLYSSNSLFNSGLWLLKKLKGTQCIHQLTFADDPDIRNTFFYKLCEQRSLENFKHIILLSSPQDGYVPYHSARIESCRAASMDNSKKGKAFLEMLNNCLDQIRAPTAENRVFVRCDINFDTSSHGRNLNTLIGRAAHIEFLESDIFARFIMWSFPDLFQ, encoded by the exons ATGTTACGACGTCTTGGGTGGTTAATCGGTTTGAATAATAGAAGTGTACAAGCAAAGAAGTTACCAGATGCAAAGCCTCACCCGGCTGAAGTACAGCCGGTGGTAATGTTGGATAGTGTCCAGGAGATTGCAATTTACATCCATAGGTTTCATAACCTTGATCTTTTCCAGCAAGG ATGGTATCAACTGAAGCTAACTGTTAGATGGGACAATGATGAGTATGCTCCTGTAGGAACACCTGCGAGAGTCGTCCAATACGAAG CCCCAAGTCTTGTTTCTGATGAAGTATTTGGAGTATGGAGGATTGATGATACGGACAACAGTTTTGCAACACAGCCTTTTCGAATCAAATATGCGAGACAGGATGTTTATCTATCTATCATGGTTGCCTTTGATCTACCTATTCCTGAAAATGAG GGTCTTCCCTCATCAGCTGTCATCTTGAAGTTTGAGCTTCTATATGCTCCTGTATTGGTGAATGG TTCTGATTTTCAGGCTTCTCCTGATTATTGCCCGGCTGCCATCCATGAATTCCGAATCCCTCCTAAAGCTCTTTTAGGACTTCATTCTTATTGCCCTGTTTACTTTGATGCATTTCATGCTGTTCTTGTGGATGTAAGTGTTCACACGACTCTGCTAAAAACTGTTTCTTGCAAGGTCCACACGAAGGTACCCAG CATTGCTTATTCTACAACTAATGATGTTTCTGGTGAAAGCATTGATGGATCTACTCAG GCACTGGATCAAGTGGCTTCTACTGATCTGAAACAGGTCATGCTTGTTAAGGCATTATTAAATGCTCGTGACACACTGCTTGCGGAGCTGCAAAAACTTAGTGATGCCATTAACCATGCTGTTGATTTGACTGAATTTACCTCCAAAATGAATGATATGAAGTTATTTGATTCCTTTCTGCAAGAACCGGCTGCTGCTGATGCTGACGATTCAGCACAAGGCAAGCCACAAAATGGTCTTGAG AGAGTAAATGGCAGATTAGAGTTTCTAAGTGATAGATTGCTCCATAATTTATCGAAGGATGAtgtacttaaaatatttaatctatcGGGTGATCAAGTGTTTTATTTATGGAACACTTTCCTCAATTTCCACAG GGATAGTAAAACACGGATATTGGACTTCCTTCGTGATGAATGGGCTAAAGATCGAAGAGCTGAATGGTCAATATGGATGGTGTACTCCAAAGTTGACATGCCTCATCGTTACATAAATGGCAGTTTTGATGAGTCTTCCCACCAAATCGTGCATAAGAGGGGTTCAAGTTTGTGGAAATTAACAGATGAT CCTGCACAGATGGCAGCTATGCGGGCTGAGCTTCATCGGCGAAGTATTGCACAAATGAGG ATGAACAGCCGATCAATCCAAGACATGCAAATATTTGGAGATCCTTCAGGAATTCCTATTGTAATTATAGAGCATGTAATGAATGCACCTCAACGTACTTCTAGTGATAACTTGTACATGAGGAACTTGGTCATAAGAGATTCAATTACCACAAGCACTGTTCCTAGTTCTGAAGCTGTGAAAAAGCTATCAAGTGCAAGTGCTGCGCAAAGTGGCCGTGATTTAAAGATTGTCATCTTTGTACATGGTTTTCAG GGGCATCATTTGGATTTGCGGCTTGTTCGGAACCAATGGCTTTTGATAGATCCCAAGATAGAGTTTCTTATGTCCGAAGTAAACGAAGAGAAAACATCTGGAGACTTTAGAGAAATGGGACTAAGGTTGGCGCATGAAGtcatttcttttgttaaaaagaaaatggataaaGCTTCGAGATCTGGACACTTGAGAGATATCAAACTTAGTTTTGTCGGGCATTCTATCGGAAACGTTATAATAAGAACAGCATTAGCAG AGAGTGCTATGGAACCTTACCTGAGATTCCTCCATACATTTGTGTCTCTATCTGGTCCACATTTGGGATATCTATACAGTTCAAATTCTTTATTCAATTCTGGACTGTGGCTTTTGAAGAAGCTCAAGGGGACACAATGCATTCATCAGCTCACTTTTGCTGACGACCCTGATATTCGTAACACATTCTTCTACAAACTTTGCGAG CAAAGATCTCTGGAAAATTTCAAGCATATAATCCTCCTTTCTTCACCCCAG GATGGTTATGTTCCGTATCATTCCGCCAGAATCGAGTCATGCCGGGCAGCGTCAATGGACAACTCCAAAAAGGGAAAAGCATTTCTAGAGATGTTGAATAACTGCTTGGACCAGATACGCGCTCCTACAGCTGAGAATAGGGTGTTTGTGCGTTGTGATATCAACTTCGACACATCCTCTCATGGCAGGAACTTGAACACATTAATTGGAAGAGCTGCTCATATAGAGTTCTTGGAATCGGATATTTTTGCTCGGTTCATAATGTGGTCATTTCCAGatctatttcaataa
- the LOC105772507 gene encoding uncharacterized protein LOC105772507 isoform X2 — protein MLRRLGWLIGLNNRSVQAKKLPDAKPHPAEVQPVVMLDSVQEIAIYIHRFHNLDLFQQGWYQLKLTVRWDNDEYAPVGTPARVVQYEAPSLVSDEVFGVWRIDDTDNSFATQPFRIKYARQDVYLSIMVAFDLPIPENEGLPSSAVILKFELLYAPVLVNGSDFQASPDYCPAAIHEFRIPPKALLGLHSYCPVYFDAFHAVLVDVSVHTTLLKTVSCKVHTKVPSIAYSTTNDVSGESIDGSTQALDQVASTDLKQVMLVKALLNARDTLLAELQKLSDAINHAVDLTEFTSKMNDMKLFDSFLQEPAAADADDSAQGKPQNGLERVNGRLEFLSDRLLHNLSKDDVLKIFNLSGDQVFYLWNTFLNFHRDSKTRILDFLRDEWAKDRRAEWSIWMVYSKVDMPHRYINGSFDESSHQIVHKRGSSLWKLTDDPAQMAAMRAELHRRSIAQMRMNSRSIQDMQIFGDPSGIPIVIIEHVMNAPQRTSSDNLYMRNLVIRDSITTSTVPSSEAVKKLSSASAAQSGRDLKIVIFVHGFQGHHLDLRLVRNQWLLIDPKIEFLMSEVNEEKTSGDFREMGLRLAHEVISFVKKKMDKASRSGHLRDIKLSFVGHSIGNVIIRTALAESAMEPYLRFLHTFVSLSGPHLGYLYSSNSLFNSGLWLLKKLKGTQCIHQLTFADDPDIRNTFFYKLCEQRSLENFKHIILLSSPQFTH, from the exons ATGTTACGACGTCTTGGGTGGTTAATCGGTTTGAATAATAGAAGTGTACAAGCAAAGAAGTTACCAGATGCAAAGCCTCACCCGGCTGAAGTACAGCCGGTGGTAATGTTGGATAGTGTCCAGGAGATTGCAATTTACATCCATAGGTTTCATAACCTTGATCTTTTCCAGCAAGG ATGGTATCAACTGAAGCTAACTGTTAGATGGGACAATGATGAGTATGCTCCTGTAGGAACACCTGCGAGAGTCGTCCAATACGAAG CCCCAAGTCTTGTTTCTGATGAAGTATTTGGAGTATGGAGGATTGATGATACGGACAACAGTTTTGCAACACAGCCTTTTCGAATCAAATATGCGAGACAGGATGTTTATCTATCTATCATGGTTGCCTTTGATCTACCTATTCCTGAAAATGAG GGTCTTCCCTCATCAGCTGTCATCTTGAAGTTTGAGCTTCTATATGCTCCTGTATTGGTGAATGG TTCTGATTTTCAGGCTTCTCCTGATTATTGCCCGGCTGCCATCCATGAATTCCGAATCCCTCCTAAAGCTCTTTTAGGACTTCATTCTTATTGCCCTGTTTACTTTGATGCATTTCATGCTGTTCTTGTGGATGTAAGTGTTCACACGACTCTGCTAAAAACTGTTTCTTGCAAGGTCCACACGAAGGTACCCAG CATTGCTTATTCTACAACTAATGATGTTTCTGGTGAAAGCATTGATGGATCTACTCAG GCACTGGATCAAGTGGCTTCTACTGATCTGAAACAGGTCATGCTTGTTAAGGCATTATTAAATGCTCGTGACACACTGCTTGCGGAGCTGCAAAAACTTAGTGATGCCATTAACCATGCTGTTGATTTGACTGAATTTACCTCCAAAATGAATGATATGAAGTTATTTGATTCCTTTCTGCAAGAACCGGCTGCTGCTGATGCTGACGATTCAGCACAAGGCAAGCCACAAAATGGTCTTGAG AGAGTAAATGGCAGATTAGAGTTTCTAAGTGATAGATTGCTCCATAATTTATCGAAGGATGAtgtacttaaaatatttaatctatcGGGTGATCAAGTGTTTTATTTATGGAACACTTTCCTCAATTTCCACAG GGATAGTAAAACACGGATATTGGACTTCCTTCGTGATGAATGGGCTAAAGATCGAAGAGCTGAATGGTCAATATGGATGGTGTACTCCAAAGTTGACATGCCTCATCGTTACATAAATGGCAGTTTTGATGAGTCTTCCCACCAAATCGTGCATAAGAGGGGTTCAAGTTTGTGGAAATTAACAGATGAT CCTGCACAGATGGCAGCTATGCGGGCTGAGCTTCATCGGCGAAGTATTGCACAAATGAGG ATGAACAGCCGATCAATCCAAGACATGCAAATATTTGGAGATCCTTCAGGAATTCCTATTGTAATTATAGAGCATGTAATGAATGCACCTCAACGTACTTCTAGTGATAACTTGTACATGAGGAACTTGGTCATAAGAGATTCAATTACCACAAGCACTGTTCCTAGTTCTGAAGCTGTGAAAAAGCTATCAAGTGCAAGTGCTGCGCAAAGTGGCCGTGATTTAAAGATTGTCATCTTTGTACATGGTTTTCAG GGGCATCATTTGGATTTGCGGCTTGTTCGGAACCAATGGCTTTTGATAGATCCCAAGATAGAGTTTCTTATGTCCGAAGTAAACGAAGAGAAAACATCTGGAGACTTTAGAGAAATGGGACTAAGGTTGGCGCATGAAGtcatttcttttgttaaaaagaaaatggataaaGCTTCGAGATCTGGACACTTGAGAGATATCAAACTTAGTTTTGTCGGGCATTCTATCGGAAACGTTATAATAAGAACAGCATTAGCAG AGAGTGCTATGGAACCTTACCTGAGATTCCTCCATACATTTGTGTCTCTATCTGGTCCACATTTGGGATATCTATACAGTTCAAATTCTTTATTCAATTCTGGACTGTGGCTTTTGAAGAAGCTCAAGGGGACACAATGCATTCATCAGCTCACTTTTGCTGACGACCCTGATATTCGTAACACATTCTTCTACAAACTTTGCGAG CAAAGATCTCTGGAAAATTTCAAGCATATAATCCTCCTTTCTTCACCCCAG TTTACCCATTAA
- the LOC105772506 gene encoding receptor protein-tyrosine kinase CEPR1: MAPKAVFLFLMLLSFMFYSSKAIRHNQWQFFSIMKASLSGNPLSDWEVNEGEGYCNFTGVSCNNEGYVESMNFSGWSLTGNFPADVCSYLPELRVLDISRNNFRGNFLNGVVNCSVLEVFNMSSVYLNATFPDLSKTTSLRILDLSYNRFRGDFSMSITNLTNLEVLYINENDGLNLWQLPTNISLLTKLRIMVLTTCKLYGRIPASIGNMTSLVDLELSGNFLSGQIPKELGLLKNLQQLELYYNQHLSGTIPAELGNLIELRDLDMSVNRLRGSIPTSICRLPKLQVLQLYNNSLTGEIPGVIANSTTLTTLSLYGNFLSGQVPQNLGQLSPMVILDLSENQLSGSLPTEVCRGGKLLYLLVLDNKLSGKLPDSYADCESLVRFRVSNNYLEGPIPEGLLGLPHVSIIDLADNNFTGHFPGSIGNARNLSELFMQNNKVSGAIPRKISRAINMVKIDLSNNLLSGSIPTEIGNLKKLNLLVLQGNKLSSSIPNSLSLLKSLNVLDLSSNCLTGNIPESLSELLPNFINLSNNELSGPIPLSLIEGGLMESFSGNPGLCVTVHIRNFPICSSHAYNHKKQNSMWAIIISVIVITIAALLILKRCFSNQRAAMEHDETLSSLFCSYDMKSFHKTCFDLHDILEAMVDKNIVGHGGSGTVYRIELRSGDVVAVKKLWSRTTKDSTSEDQLIIKKCLNTEVETLGNIRHKNIVKLYSYFSNFDCHLLVYDYMPNGNLWDALHKGWFHLDWPNRHQIALGVAQGLAYLHHDLLPPIVHRDIKSTNILLDINYQPKVADFGIAKVLKDSTSTIIAGTYGYLAPEYAYSNKATTKCDVYSFGVVLMELITGKKPVDADFGEYKNIVYWVTTKLDTKEGVMEVIDKNLLGSFKDEMIQVLRIAMCCTCKNPSQRPTMNEVVQLLIQTDPCLTDPYKFSTKTRDASNVTENQPEEVES, from the exons ATGGCACCAAAAGCTGTTTTTCTCTTCCTAATGTTACTTAGTTTCAtgttttattcttcaaaagctATAAGACATAATCAGTGGCAGTTCTTCAGCATCATGAAAGCCTCGTTATCGGGAAATCCGTTGTCCGATTGGGAGGTAAATGAAGGGGAAGGTTACTGTAATTTCACAGGAGTTAGCTGCAACAATGAAGGATATGTTGAAAGTATGAACTTTTCAGGTTGGTCACTCACCGGTAATTTCCCGGCCGATGTGTGTTCTTATCTACCGGAGTTACGTGTTCTCGATATCAGCCGCAATAACTTCCGTGGAAACTTTCTTAATGGTGTCGTTAACTGCTCTGTCTTGGAAGTGTTCAATATGAGCTCTGTTTACCTAAATGCAACATTTCCTGATTTATCGAAAACGACATCTTTACGTATACTCGATTTGTCATACAACCGTTTTCGAGGTGATTTCTCTATGTCAATTACTAATCTTACGAATCTCGAGGTGTTGTACATCAACGAAAACGATGGATTGAACTTATGGCAACTCCCGACGAACATTTCCCTGCTTACTAAGCTCAGAATCATGGTCTTAACAACTTGCAAGTTGTATGGTCGGATCCCGGCATCGATAGGAAATATGACATCACTTGTTGATCTTGAATTGAGTGGAAATTTCCTTTCAGGTCAGATCCCAAAGGAGCTTGGATTGCTTAAAAACTTGCAGCAGCTCGAGCTATACTATAATCAGCACTTATCCGGAACGATACCTGCAGAACTCGGGAATCTGATAGAGCTCAGAGACTTAGACATGTCGGTCAATCGTTTGAGGGGAAGCATTCCAACATCGATATGTCGACTTCCTAAACTTCAAGTCCTACAACTATATAACAACAGTCTTACAGGCGAAATCCCGGGCGTTATTGCAAACTCGACAACCTTGACCACACTGTCACTCTATGGAAACTTCTTATCAGGACAAGTTCCTCAAAATCTGGGGCAGTTATCACCTATGGTTATTCTAGACTTGTCTGAAAACCAACTATCGGGTTCGTTGCCAACTGAGGTTTGCCGTGGAGGTAAATTGCTCTACTTACTTGTCTTGGATAACAAGTTATCTGGGAAGTTGCCTGATAGTTATGCAGATTGTGAGTCTCTTGTTCGATTTCGAGTTAGCAATAACTATTTGGAGGGACCAATACCAGAAGGACTTCTTGGTCTCCCTCATGTCTCAATCATTGACTTGGCTGATAATAATTTTACGGGCCATTTTCCGGGTTCAATAGGAAATGCTAGGAACTTGTCTGAACTTTTCATGCAGAACAATAAGGTATCAGGTGCTATACCTCGCAAAATCTCTCGAGCTATCAATATGGTAAAGATTGATCTCAGTAACAATCTCCTGTCTGGTTCAATACCTACAGAAATCGGCAATCTAAAGAAACTAAATTTACTTGTATTACAAGGTAACAAGCTCAGTTCATCCATCCCGAACTCCCTTTCTTTGTTGAAATCTCTCAATGTCCTCGATCTTTCTAGCAACTGCTTGACTGGGAATATCCCAGAGAGCCTTAGTGAATTGTTGCCTAACTTCATCAACTTGTCGAACAATGAACTTTCCGGCCCGATTCCTCTCTCGTTGATCGAAGGTGGATTGATGGAAAGCTTTTCAGGCAATCCAGGTCTTTGTGTTACAGTTCATATTCGAAATTTCCCCATATGTTCTTCACACGCTTACAACCACAAGAAGCAAAATTCTATGTGGGCAATCATAATATCAGTCATTGTCATTACTATTGCAGCTCTCTTGATTCTAAAACGTTGTTTCAGTAACCAAAGAGCCGCAATGGAACATGACGAGACCTTGTCTTCATTGTTCTGTTCATATGACATGAAGAGCTTCCATAAAACATGTTTTGACCTACATGATATCCTCGAAGCAATGGTCGATAAGAACATAGTAGGCCACGGAGGATCCGGCACTGTGTATAGGATTGAACTCCGAAGTGGAGATGTTGTTGCAGTAAAGAAACTATGGAGCAGAACAACAAAAGATTCTACTTCAGAAGATCAgttgattataaaaaaatgcttGAACACCGAGGTCGAGACTCTCGGAAACATAAGGCATAAAAACATAGTCAAACTATATAGCTACTTCTCGAACTTCGATTGTCATCTATTGGTTTATGACTACATGCCGAATGGAAACCTTTGGGATGCTCTTCATAAAGGATGGTTCCATTTAGATTGGCCAAACCGACATCAAATCGCACTTGGGGTTGCACAAGGCTTAGCATACCTTCACCATGATCTATTACCACCAATCGTTCATAGAGACATCAAATCAACCAACATCCTACTTGATATCAATTACCAACCCAAAGTTGCCGATTTCGGAATAGCCAAAGTATTGAAAGATTCAACCTCTACAATCATAGCAGGCACATATGGTTACTTAGCCCCTG AATATGCATATTCGAATAAAGCGACAACGAAGTGCGATGTTTATAGTTTTGGGGTGGTGTTGATGGAACTAATAACAGGGAAGAAACCAGTGGATGCAGATTTCGGAGAGTATAAGAACATTGTATATTGGGTTACAACAAAGCTGGATACAAAGGAAGGGGTAATGGAGGTCATAGACAAGAACTTGTTGGGGTCATTTAAGGATGAGATGATTCAAGTTCTTAGAATTGCAATGTGTTGTACATGTAAGAATCCATCTCAACGTCCAACAATGAATGAGGTTGTTCAATTGTTGATTCAGACAGACCCTTGCTTAACAGATCCTTACAAGTTTTCAACAAAGACCAGAGACGCATCGAATGTCACAGAGAACCAACCAGAAGAGGTAGAATCATAA